TATGTCCTTGTTAGTGGTATCACCATTGACCACAGTTCTTTTCACTTTCCCGCACTGTATTTATCAGAGTGCTGTGGTTTCAGCCATTGAGCCCTGGGGTAACACTAGAGCACATGCAGTTTGGAGTTTCTTTCTGACCCTTAACCATCTTTATACCCATGTAACCTCTGTCCTATTCAATTTTGTTAACAAGTACATCAGACCTTTCAAAAGTCCACTTACACAGTCTGCATCAAGGAAccttagtcaaacatgatttacttTTAACAAAGCTAATGTTTATTAACCTAAATTTTTCCAAGTACCAAAAATTTTGCAGTTTGTCTCAAAAGGATTCCCTGTTGTCAATGGTTTTTTGTTAGGTCTGCAGTTATTGGGTTCTCTAAACATTGGTATTAAACATTTTTATGTCTCCAATTTTCTAGCAGCACCCCGGTATATGGTAAGGATTTGATGATTGTGGCCGGAGCCTGGGTGATTTTCACCATTACGTCTATCAGAAACTTTGAGGCTATGCTCCCTTTTAGTATGACATTTGTCATCGAGCCCTAACCGCCATAGCTATTCTAAACATTGCCCATCCTCATTTCTGGCCTGGCAGCTATGTCCGTTTTTATGTTAAAAATGTATGAATTGGTCTTCAAAGGGCACCTCCTATCACTGTCCTACTGACATCGACAGCCCCCTCCACTACATTGACATAGCTCCACTCTAACGGGTGAACAATCTTATCATTCAGTGCTCAATAGCCTCCTGTTGGCCCTCTAGTCACCATCTTTAATTGGTTGGTGATGGACACACTGTACTTCTGGTTAAAACTCGTGTTGCACATCAGGCGTATTTGATGGGGTCAGGACCCGGAAATGTACCCGTGCCAAAATTGCAATTCCAGAATGAAAATTCAGCCCATGGTCTACATTTCATATTTTTATCAACTATTTCAAATCTGTAAGTATCCAAAGGGTTAATGCTTTGAAACATGTAATTTTAACTTTAGCATAACATTTACCACAGTTCTCATGAATACAACTACTATTTTCTCATTACGTTTATTGTTTACAGGTTCATGTTAAATTGAACAAAAATGTCTTCACTGTGCCACCGCATTTGTTACCGATGGTCTTCATTGAGAATTATTGGTCTAGTTTGGTCTTCAAAGCAAGAAATAAAAGTGGTGCCTGTAGCATCCTATAGTCTTCAAAGTCGCTTTGGTTTAAATGCATGTCAATGCCTTTTGACTCAAAAACTCTGGAtgttgaaaaggtctgacttgaGTTCTTCAGCATCAAGTTTGCCACCAAGTAAAGAAGATGGCAATGGATACCGGTTCACAGAAAGTGGTATTTTGCTAAACACAGATCATATCCATGGCAAAACAGAACTGCCTTGTGTGGTGAAAGATGTACAATCTGTGGGTAAGCTATGTTTTTTTCTGAATGCATTGAATATGTATATTGACATACATTTAATACACTATAGAACAACTTGATGCTGACAGTTTCTTCTTCATAGATCACTACACTAGTTGCACATCTTTAATTCAGCCAATGAACCAGGGCTGATCCATTAGATCAATGAAATGCCATTGCAAGAATTTTTCAGCGCCTTCATGTGAACACATACAGGACAACGGTGTTGGTGCTTTTGACCTGGGTTCATCTTCAATTGACATTCAGCTGGCTGGGTCCTAAACTCTGGAACCCCTCTTAAACCTCTCTACCTTTGTCTTCCTTTGATCAAGTCTATCTTACTGGCACCTTGAGTGGCTCAGTGTGAAATCTTATTTAATAGCCTGAAGCTCCTTGGAATATTCTATTCTGTtaaaggtgccttttaaatgtctttGTAACAGTTATCCATAATTGAAATGTGCTTTTAGATTTTTATCTTGTGGTACCTCAGtcaaatatcaatttatttttctaaTAAGCTGAAGTCTTAAACACCCGTAGACTTCTTGACCAACTGAGGTCAGACCACATAGTCTAAGATTAgagtagtgttggaaaagcatagcaggtcaggcagcatctgaagagcagtaaaatcgacgttttgggcaaaagaccttcatcaggaatctcaaaacgttgattttcctgctcctcagatactgcctgacctgctgtgcttttcgagcacgactctaatcttgactctcatctccagcatctgcagtacccaatTTCACCTATCACATAGTCTTAAGCCTGCTTTCACCTGGGATTTAGATATATATTGCTATCCCTTCCATGTACTTGTGATGTGACTGTGTTCAAACTACAGACCAAACCTATACAGTGCACACCATGAGGTAGCAACATTACAGATACATAAATCCTGCGTGATACTTGTAATGTCTCTAAATTGTATGAATGATTGATGCACTACATTGTACTTTTATTGAGCTGAAAGAAATTACATTGATTAGTTCCAGTAACATTCAATGGAGCTATATATGTCTCATAATGGAGTTTCCTGATTACATATTTACAGGTCTTACTTTTGAATGGTGTTAAGTATCACATTAGATCTGAGAAGTTCTACAACATTGACCACAAATAAAGTGCTTAATGATTGTTAGGAAAGTAGGAAGGTTAGCAGACCACAACAGcaaggtactgcagatgctggaaatctgaaatgaaaacagaaactgctggaaataaACAGGTCTAGAATCAAAAGGAAATTCGGACAGGAGTGGGGGAGAACTGATACTCAATTCTGAGGAAGTCTGCTAACAAATTACAGAAGGGCATTAATAAACTTGCAGAGTGGAAAAATAATTGGCAAATCAATTTCAACACAGATTATATTTTCTAGGAAAAATAAGGAGGTCATTAATTACTTGAAAGGTGCAGTCTACAATGAGGTAGAGGTACACTGTAAAGGGGTCCAGGGAGAATAAATACAACAATTGCTAAAAGTTGTGCCAAAAGTTAGCTAAGTCATTAAAAATGAAGTACACCAAATACTAGTCTTTAAATCAAGAGGGACAGAATTGAAAAGTAGGGAAGCTATGCTCAACCTATATCAAACCTTGCTTAGACTACACTGAGTGTACTGCATATTGTTCTGGTCATTATATTATGTAAATTGCTACACAGCAATAACTTCTATAACATCTGTAATGTAATGAACaggcacttcacaggagcattataaaCAACGTATGTCACAGAGACAGGTGAGATATTGGGTCAGGTTACCAAAAGAGTTCAGTACTCAGAAGTGTCTTATCAGAGAAAAATAGAGTAGGACTGTAAAGAATGCAGATAAGAATTATAAGGTTGATACCATAAAGGTGTGGATAAACATAGCAGGAAAAGGTTAACAGATGAGTCTGTTAATCTTAGGCAAAAAGGCTGAAAGGAGACCTTTAAAATTACTAAAGATTTTGGTAGAGTGCTCACGGAAAGTTGCTTCTTGTGGGGGAGAGCATAACTACAGGCCATCAATATAGGacggtcatgatttggagatgccggtgttggactggggtgtacaaagttaaaaatcacacaacaccaggttatagtccaacaggtttaattggaagcactagctttcggagcgctgctccttcatcatgtgattaatgaatcacctgatgaaggagtgtcgctccaaaagctagtgtgtttccagttaaacctgttggactataacctggtgttgtgtgatttataaatcAATATAGGATGTCACCACATTCAAAAGGACAATCAAAAGTAACAATCTCCCTGAAGAATTGTGAAGCTTTCTGCCACAGGATTTGGTTAAATCCTACAGTTAAGAATTTAAGGCACAGGTAAACAAGCAGATGTGGGGGAAGGGAGTAAAGGTTTGAATAGGTAAGGTGAGAAGGTTCAAGTTGAGCAAAACCACTGGCATGAAACAAACACTTAgttaatgctggagaaactcagcaggtctggtaacatgtgtgaaaagagaaacagaattaatgttgagTCCAGTATGATTCTTCAGAACcactggcattgactggttgacccaaatggcctgtttctgtgccataTAATTCTATGAAATCTAATACATGTGTGGTTAAAAGAAAAAGTGTTAAGTATGAAGAGGACCTTGCATTGTTCTGCTCTGCAATTGTACTCTTCAGTTAATTTAATATTTTTATTTAaatctcagaattagatgttCCACCTTATTCTCCATTTGATGAATTATCTGAAGAAGAGGCTTTGCAAATTGAAGCAAGTCCTTCACTCCCTCCTACCTCATTTACCTTGCGTGACTATGTTGACCAGTCGGAGACGCTAACCAAGCTGGTCCTTCTAGGTATGTAATGATTCTATGAAAATAAATCTAAATAATTAAAGTGCTTTGGGGGCATTGATGCAGCAGACTCTCCTAGCTGACTCTTACTCACAAGTGCTCGCTATCTTTATTTGCCCAAGCTTCATGGttaattttcttttatttaacTTCCATTCAAGAATTAAATTATTGTGGATCGTAGACATCTGAAACGACAGAAAAGAGAAGGACAGTCAGTCCACTGAGTATTTCCAATACAGACATGGTGTTATTAAGAATTATGATTCCAAATGGTAAGTTACTCGTAAAAGGTGCAAAAACAGGAAAACAGCTGGACAGTACTGGAGAAAAGAAAATGAGTTGATGATCCTTGATAgaaaaaaaactcttgcaatctcaGATAGTTCTGTACTTATTTGACGAACTCTTTCattacttttaattttttttttcaaatctctccaaaGTCCAGTTATTTAGATGAAAACATTCTCTGTTGTCTAATTCTATGCTGATAGCTAGGAGATTTCAAAGTTGGTATTATTCTCATGGCCTTCCTCTGATCTTTTTTAAGTTCCTATAATTCTCCATCACAAAACAGGGATAGAACCATACGTCGTGTTCTGAATGAAGCCTAACTGCATTCTTGTGGAAGGATGTTACAGTGATTTTGTTCAGCATTAGAATATGCATGCAATATATTCATGGATTCTATTAGTTTTTATTAAAGCCTGATGGCTCTCATCATAAGTTTTTCGAGTCTTGTGGGGAAATTTGAAATAGGGAACACTCACCATTCACTTTGATGTTACTTGTTTCCTCATCTCCTAGATCACATCTTCTAGATTCCCTGTCTGTGCTAGtgcataccatattcattcaaaCTCCACATATGAACAAATTTTTGTTTGAATTCTGGACAAGTAGTATTGCTGTGTACAAACGTATGCTGTTAACATGTATAAAAGTATAATGCCTTCCTTTTAAACTAATTGTCGCAGCCAGAAAATAAATAACTGTGATTAACATTGTGCTGTATTGATCAATTTTATTACAAATCCTATCTTACAGGTGTAGATTTGTCTAAACTAGAAAGGCGACCAAATGTGGCCAATATGCTATTAAGACTGGATTTTAACAGAGATGTAAAAGAGAGACTTCTGTTCCTAAAAGATATAGGAGTAGATGATCATTTGCTTGGAGCATTCCTCACCAGAAACCCCTTCATTCTGACTGAGGATATGGAGAATCTACAGATGAGGTAATGTAAGGGATATTGAGATCTATCTAGCATAAGAAATACAAAGAAACTGGTGGCAAAGAAAAATCAGAAAGGAAATCTAGCTAAAAGCACAAAACAGAATGTCCAAGAATGACAAGAATACATAATAGGTAAAAAGAGGTATTCGCCCAATAAATGTCAATGGAGAAATGCTACCTCAAGACAGGGAACAAAAGCTGAAGTACTGTATTTAATTGTGGTTCTTAATGCTTGTGAAATAAAATAGTGGGAGACTGCAAGACTTGGTCTGCAGTTTAAAGATTATTAGACATAGAGTCTTGGTCATTCCAGCATGGGAGGATATGATTCAGACTATTGAGTCCAGTACTAGGAATGTGTTTGTGGTTGTGAACTTCATACATATCTTTGTTATTGCCAAACTAatctattccaatgaatctatcCTTCACCCTCTAAACTTTTAGCTTAGGCAAAATGTTGTACTCCTTCCTATACCAAGTCCTGATCTCTTGTCACTTCTTTTCTTTATGAACATCTTGGAtcccagcccctctgtctcaactTTAAAATTATGATTTATTCCCCTTTTACCTCTCCAATCCCTCCAGCAATATAAAACAACTCAGTGACTCTCCTTTCCTCAGGATCCAGTGTTCTGGGGGATCCCCCTGTCCCAATCTAATCATTGTTATGTCTTTGAACACTCCAGAGTTCACTGCTTAAACTTTCCATCTCCATTTTCTCTTATTAAGAACCCCTTGAATCAAATGAGTTTGAGTAAAGTTTTCTTATCTTAATTTCTCTTGGGTTTGATTTTTTTCCCCTTATAAatgtttaaaatgtttttttcaacaattgagtATTGTAAAGGACCAATGTGAATCCAAGTTGACGGTGGCAGTAGCAGGAGTAGTATTACTACTAAATTGATATAATAATTCTGCTTTATTTACAGGCTATTAAAGAAGTCTAGATAAACTACAATTAAAAGATAATTTTGTTAAAGCTACAAAGGTTGTTG
The Chiloscyllium punctatum isolate Juve2018m chromosome 5, sChiPun1.3, whole genome shotgun sequence DNA segment above includes these coding regions:
- the mterf3 gene encoding transcription termination factor 3, mitochondrial isoform X7, which codes for MSSLCHRICYRWSSLRIIGLVWSSKQEIKVVPVASYSLQSRFGLNACQCLLTQKLWMLKRSDLSSSASSLPPSKEDGNGYRFTESGILLNTDHIHGKTELPCVVKDVQSVELDVPPYSPFDELSEEEALQIEASPSLPPTSFTLRDYVDQSETLTKLVLLGVDLSKLERRPNVANMLLRLDFNRDVKERLLFLKDIGVDDHLLGAFLTRNPFILTEDMENLQMRIQYLQSKKFSKEAISRMVSGAPYLLNFSVERLDNRLAFYQRELRLNVQKTRNLVTRLPKLLTGSLEPVKENLKVCRIELGFRDNEIQHMAISVPKLLLASKKKLTRLFDYLHNTMGIPHHLITKFPQVFNAKFLRIKDRHLFLEHLGRAQYDPTQPNYVSLDKLVATPDEVFCVEIAKGTLLDFEAFQKTL